A segment of the Carya illinoinensis cultivar Pawnee chromosome 1, C.illinoinensisPawnee_v1, whole genome shotgun sequence genome:
atctatttaaaatttatatctaatattattgatGCAAAATTGCAACTTTTATTAGCAAAAGCGAGACGATACACCTTACAAAAAAGCTAAAATACATGTAGTATAAATAGACTCAGCAGGAGTATTGTAGTGATCAGCtctatatatagtttaatacatatatgtgtatatatatatatatgttaaactcaaaacatttatTAAGGTGCGCCTGATGCTAATTGAGTTAGTGATTCATGCATTAAACCCAGATTGCTCCAGCGTGCTAGAGCATTGATTTTAAGGAGCCGTTGAGATGGAGGCTCATCACCCTGTTGGCTCCACCCACCAGTTCACCGACGATGAACGCCGCCGGCATGGTCGGGCTACACCCAAGCCTGAGAAGAGCTTGCTCAATTCCCCTCCCTCTCGGGATCTCATCCACCTCGTGGACTGTCACCCCATACTTGGTGATGAAGAGCTCCTTCATGGTGTGGCACATGCAGCAGGAGCTCCTGCTGAAGATCACCACGGGCCTCTCTGATGTCATGTTTGAGACTCTGTCCGTTACCGATATTGCAGAAGGCAGCGATTGAGGTTAACCAGACAAGTAAAGTTGCACAACAACGAATCTTGGCATACGATTGTAGTCTATGGACGTGTCCTTGATCGCATTATTATCTACTAGTGCGTACAGTATACATTGTTGAAGATAATAATATAATCTTAtctagatttgatttttataatgtttaagatatttatttttcttttttaatcttaattttatttatctataaatAAGGATGTATACCTTATATTTAGTAATAATTCAGAAGGTAAATGTAGTCATCAAagtctctttttctctctctgatcatctccatcttcttgtatattaaattttattatctattatggtatcagagctcttaGCTAATACTAGGTTCTATCATGTGAAATATTTATTCTTTCGTTAGAATTACCtctcacaaaatttttattaccATTCAATTATATATCTCAATCGTCTCAAATCAATGTATTTGGAGTATCTCTATGAGCCatgagacatttttattggattttgatatGTTGTGGGTATTGTTTGAAACCTTAGATCCAATTTTGGCATTTTGGTTTTGGTCCAATAGTTGACCAAAGCCATTTATAACCATTGTTGGTTAGAGCTCAGGTTTGATATTCTAGTTACCAACCAATTCATCAACAACACCATTATCTtattaaaaatcaataaatgaatatgaaaattattctcAAGTTTTAAACTCAAGATTCTAAAGTTTTTCACCTTTAGTTTGATGGGGATGttaaacataatataaaatcaataatttgatttgattttcataattatcaaatcattttgatttaatattgtcttgatttaattttcataatgtttaaaatatttaccttatcttatcttaatataattttcttataattaaagATGTATGCATTATATTaagtaacaataaaaaaaagtaaaaatataaccttcaaaatctctttacccctttctcttttttttatttatttttatttatttttatattatattttattatctatCAGCATGTTATTTGGGGGATAGGGAgcttcttttcctctctctcttctttcattttttttatgagaaatgatatttatagttgtgATTATTCAAGCGGCGTATAattacattgaaaaaaataattaatatggaatccacatgaaaaaaactaattttttaatcatagacttcactctttttcaaaataattatacagtatttataatttcacgattatatataatattattatttttatattatattttattatctgTCCGCATgctatttgagagagagagagagagcttttgaTGATTCATATTCGTTTTTCTTGTACATAATCACGAAGGACTCGAGGTAAGGGCCACTTTGCATGTACACAGTGGACCCAGGTGGCCGCTTTCATTGGGTTTTGGACACACTCATCATACActgaccatttttatttttatttttcctcagCATCATACACTTACCATtcgttgtaataattagttcaCCCACATAATTATGAACCCTTAATggggtgtatatatatatatatatatatggagtagttgttataatataatataaatatcaaatttgactatttttattagttaaattttttgGGATAAACGTTTATTATTTAACATATAAGTATTAAAATAAGGATAATTCTTAATTAGTGAACCGATAGTTgaccaatttttttaatttttttcttagtgattaaataagtgaatattattaagtttatgtattttttataataaaaaattatttaaagataataaaaatatgaataaataaaaagctaaaaaaataaaaatatttgaaatattgcACTAAGAAAGAGTATGAACCCACGTATACATTAAGAGAATGttgaaatataattcaaataattaaattcatatctttttgataatttaaacttttggaTGGAATATTCTCAATTTCAACTCGTAAATCGCACCGTATCATATTTAGTAATCTGAAGAGAGTACGTAcgtacattttttttatcatgtggGTTTTTTTGCCGTATATATCTATCATGGAGGTAGCATCTGCTGAGTTGGAGGAAGGAGTAGGACTTATCCAATCGGGACCCCTTTTTTTTCGGTGGCAATTAATAGATTCGCGTCCAATACAAGAAAGGGATAACAGAGAAAGCCAAAGCCAAGTACTGAATGGAGAAGATTTCAAGGAAAATGTTCAAAAATCCCACACACAAGACCAAGATGAAACCCCAACAATATTCAACAGCCATGGTAAAAATTGAATAGGACATCCATCTTGATCATCAACGATGtactgatctatatatatataacttcgtATATATAGAACTTGTTCTAGTACGTACGGTAGGTTACATGCATATAGTACtgtgtgtgcatatatatataattgcggCCTTTTGATTGGAAATAAAACTGagtataaaaacaaaagaattttcctttgggTCCCCTGAAGCTTGATATGCTAGCTATGGCCGGGTTTGATTGCTATCAACTGAAAATACGTCTAAGTAGTACTTATTCGGAAGGATAAACtgatatgcatgcatgccagaACTAGTACTGCAGCCTGAAGGTGATCTCAAACAGCAATTGATATTTGAGCAGTGCCGCACGATCGAGTTTGGTCCGAgaagagtaatttttttttcattattatttttatattcttaactaattaaaaaaaaaagaaaaaaagaaaagaaaagagtgaTTGGGGAGATACCATATATGGACCATTTTCGGTGGGTTTAGGATTTCTCTTAATATTTAACAATTTTCTATCAATTTTTAGGAAATCTCTCTATCGTCGTAAAAAAatattccatttattttttgtttgaaaaaagaaagaaactccTTTCCGGTTGTcgtaaaaaagaataaaaacttcttatttataaaaaaatgaacttgCTTTTCTAAAGTAATGGACCATAAAAATTATACTCCATCGTTGATGTGATTCATCGAGAGTTGTGATCcatattattcatatttttttaatttgtgagTGGTAATTAGTTCATATGCACAAATTtactacaaaaaatattgtttggTTATAGTAAATTATTTCTtaggaaaatgattattttttattaaaatagtcTGTTTTTGTCGTAAATAGTCATTCTTGTTGCATATAATCTGTCacatatcatttttcttgtagtaacaATTATTCAAAAGATAAACTCCCTCATGATTTCCTGGGTTTCGCTTAATTTGTTGTATAGCTTTCTACGCACGTATACCGTGATACTGATGATGATCAGCCTCATGTCCTAATTATTCCTTTATTAATTAAGCACGAAGTGCATGGCACTACAACTATGTATAAAAAGAAGTACTACTTCATCTTAATTACGATGATcagaagaaaatacaaattagaaataaaactgcGCCAAAAGGATTGTCTGTAAGGTAGTATTCATGCAACTCCTCGTGGAAAATCTACCAATATTCTTCTTGAAAGCTATATATAGATGGATCATATATGCCATCTCTAGAAAGAACTTTATCAAAATAAAAGGcttgtttgctttttttttttaggatatAACTTTTCGTCACCATTAATTACTATCGAATCTCACTGCTTGTACACAATTAGTGGTCAtatggtaaaaaaaaatatatgtattaatatatgtgtgtatatatatatgtcgtgtgtatacacatatatatttatatatattctagatCTATTGTATCATTTGTATGGCCCAGAAAAGAATATATCCCTCCTATGTTTATCCTAGTGTCACATGTCGCCAggatagcatatatatatatgtcatgaatcCAAGTGCCTCATCCATAACCTGCCCAATTCAGAGGCCAAGGGCCAGTTTGTAGCTAGGGTACTTACTTTACCGTACGGATCTCTCGTACTTATACGTCATCATCTAATTCTCATGACTGATCACAAGCATACATCCGGCATGCATGATGTGATGAAACTAATACCTGCACCATCATTCAGATCGATCAAGGTtcgatcgatatatatatatatatatatatattatgagagTACCCATGATCAAGATTTCTACTTTGCTAGGTGATCAGAGATCATGTAAGTTGCACACATACATGCATACGCATGCATGATGCACTTTCAACATGCAGGACACATGAGGGATCAGGACATGAAAAGAACATATATAGGTACGAGATCGATATATGCATCGAGAAATTAGGATAAGGTCcatagaagaaaaagagatcAGAAGTTGGGGTGGTGGCCCGATAAGGTGGGGAAAGAATGTCACGCTACTTTTAGCGCATGAAGATAAAGAAGATTAACGCAAGGACGGATCCTGGGATCACATATATTATGGTTTTAGGTTGGTGAAGTATGACGTATACAAATTGCTCTTTGATTAATATTCCACTcaagaaagagagggaaagggaaagggaaaaggCCCAAGGAACCATATTTTATACTCTTTGCCTTTATCACTTTTTAGATACGAAAGAGAAAGAATACAAATCCATCCAAAATCTAAAagcagaaagaagaaaaaattctcTTATACTTGGGTCATTTAATTCGATCATGGAACAGAATATATACATCACCAGTGAAGAGATATGATCCATCGATCTATTCAGTTAACTTGTgatataatcattttatttattctcgATGAATTGCGATTCTCACCTGATCTCGTGGTGCATGTATGCATCCTATCTCCTAGCTATATATAATACGGTTTCGGATGCCAATTCACATGTCATCATCGCTATTTGTTAACCCATGATCATCAGCATTTAACACGTAAATGAATCTGGGATCTTTGATAATTTTGCTTACTACTCTATCTTGGAAACGAGATCAGTAACGTGCATTAATAGCCAATAATCATGTATATACTGATTAACATGTGAAATGTGGAATATTGTACGCATCTCTCAAGCTTCTGAGGTAAGTAAAAGTTGATGTGA
Coding sequences within it:
- the LOC122302781 gene encoding monothiol glutaredoxin-S2-like: MTSERPVVIFSRSSCCMCHTMKELFITKYGVTVHEVDEIPRGRGIEQALLRLGCSPTMPAAFIVGELVGGANRVMSLHLNGSLKSML